The DNA window GCCGGCTTTGACGCTTATTTAGTGGGTGGAGGCGTGCGAGATCTGCTACTCGGCCAAACACCGAAAGATTTCGATATTGCGACCAACGCAACGCCAGAGCAGCTTAAACATCTGTTTCGCAACTGCCGTTTAATTGGCCGTCGCTTTCGTCTGGCGCACATTATGTTTGGTCGCGACATCATCGAAGTGGCGACTTTTCGTGGTCACCACCAAGACGCCGATTCGCCAGTCTCGCAGCAATCCAAACAAGGCATGCTGCTACGCGATAACGTGTATGGCACGATTGATGAAGATGCCGAACGCCGCGACTTCACCATTAACGCCATGTATTACAACATTGCCGACTATTCGATTCATGACTATGCAGGCGGCGTAGAAGATCTTGAAGACCGCTTAATCCGTCTGATTGGCGATCCGCAAACCCGTTATCGGGAAGATCCGGTGCGCATGCTGCGCGCAATTCGCTTTGCGGCCAAACTCGATTTTGACATCGAAGAAGACACCGCCGCGCCAATTGAAGAGCTGGCGCCTTTGCTACGCGACATTCCGGCGGCGCGCCTGTATGAAGAGTCTCTCAAGTTGCTGCAAGCAGGATACGGTTTGGAAACCTACCACCTACTGCGCGAGTACAATCTATTCCAGCAACTTTTCCCAGCCATTGCCGCCCATTTCACCGAAGATTACTCTTCGCCGACTGAGCAGATGCTGGATTTGGTGTTAGACTCCACCGACATGCGTATCGACGAAGGCAAGCGCATCAACCCTGCCTACATGTTCGCCGCTATGCTGTGGTATCCGATGCAGGCACTCGCTGACAAACTGATGGAAGCGCACAACTTGTGCCACTACGACGCGGTCATGGAAGCCAGTAACCTGATTTTGGATGAGCAAGTGCGCTCTATCGCTATTCCGCGCCGCCATACTGCCACCATTCGTGAGATTTGGCAGTTGCAACTGCGCATGCCAAGGCGCAACGGTAAACGCGCTTTCCGCTTGATGGAGCTTAACAAGTTCCGTGCGGGCTTTGATTTCCTCGAAATGCGTGGTGAGATCGAAGGCGGGGAAACCGATAAACTGGCCAAATGGTGGGCCACATTCCAAAACGCCGGGCGCGAAATGCGCGTCGCGATGGCTTCCGACCTTGATGGCAAACCCGGGTCTAAACCAAGCCGCAAGCGCAAATCCTCTTTCCGTAAGAAAAAGGACAAACCGCAGCCATGACCCGTGCATATATCGCGATCGGCAGTAATCTTGCCGATCCCGTTGCCCAAGCCAATCGTGCTATTGCGGCCTTGAAAAGCTTACCAAACAGTAAGCTGGTCGCGGTATCTCAGCTTTACAGCAGCACACCGATGGGGCCACAAAATCAGCCCGACTACATTAACGCTGTGGCTGAAATCCAAACCGAATTAACGCCGTTGCAACTGCTCGATTGCACTCAAGCGATTGAACTGGAGCAAGGGCGTGTCCGTAAAGAAGAGCGCTGGGGACCAAGAACCCTAGATCTCGACCTCCTTCTTTACGGCAATGAGGTGATCGACTCCGAGCGGTTAACCATTCCCCATTATGGAATGAAAGAGCGTGAGTTCGTTCTTTACCCACTCGCCGAAATCGCACCAAATTTAACCCTCCCTGACGGGACCAGGCTCGCTGATCTTCTCACTCAGGTGGAGAGAAACGGCCTCGGTATTTGGCAATCATAGCCAACTCCTAGTAAGG is part of the Vibrio cidicii genome and encodes:
- the folK gene encoding 2-amino-4-hydroxy-6-hydroxymethyldihydropteridine diphosphokinase, encoding MTRAYIAIGSNLADPVAQANRAIAALKSLPNSKLVAVSQLYSSTPMGPQNQPDYINAVAEIQTELTPLQLLDCTQAIELEQGRVRKEERWGPRTLDLDLLLYGNEVIDSERLTIPHYGMKEREFVLYPLAEIAPNLTLPDGTRLADLLTQVERNGLGIWQS
- the pcnB gene encoding polynucleotide adenylyltransferase PcnB, translated to MHMNKNENTPCSPSSCPELALNVITRQEHNISRKQISDNALKVLYRLHGAGFDAYLVGGGVRDLLLGQTPKDFDIATNATPEQLKHLFRNCRLIGRRFRLAHIMFGRDIIEVATFRGHHQDADSPVSQQSKQGMLLRDNVYGTIDEDAERRDFTINAMYYNIADYSIHDYAGGVEDLEDRLIRLIGDPQTRYREDPVRMLRAIRFAAKLDFDIEEDTAAPIEELAPLLRDIPAARLYEESLKLLQAGYGLETYHLLREYNLFQQLFPAIAAHFTEDYSSPTEQMLDLVLDSTDMRIDEGKRINPAYMFAAMLWYPMQALADKLMEAHNLCHYDAVMEASNLILDEQVRSIAIPRRHTATIREIWQLQLRMPRRNGKRAFRLMELNKFRAGFDFLEMRGEIEGGETDKLAKWWATFQNAGREMRVAMASDLDGKPGSKPSRKRKSSFRKKKDKPQP